In a genomic window of candidate division WOR-3 bacterium:
- the tuf gene encoding elongation factor Tu (EF-Tu; promotes GTP-dependent binding of aminoacyl-tRNA to the A-site of ribosomes during protein biosynthesis; when the tRNA anticodon matches the mRNA codon, GTP hydrolysis results; the inactive EF-Tu-GDP leaves the ribosome and release of GDP is promoted by elongation factor Ts; many prokaryotes have two copies of the gene encoding EF-Tu) codes for KEEGGRHTPFFNGYRPQFYVRTTDVTGVVKLPEGVEMVMPGDNANLEVELITPVAIEQGLRFAIREGGKTVGAGVVTKIIE; via the coding sequence AAGGAGGAGGGTGGTCGTCATACGCCGTTTTTCAATGGTTATCGGCCGCAGTTTTATGTGCGGACGACTGATGTGACGGGTGTGGTGAAGTTGCCTGAAGGTGTTGAGATGGTGATGCCTGGGGACAATGCGAATTTAGAGGTTGAGTTGATTACGCCGGTTGCGATTGAGCAGGGTCTGCGGTTTGCGATTCGTGAAGGCGGCAAGACCGTCGGCGCCGGCGTCGTCACAAAGATAATAGAATAA
- the rpmG gene encoding 50S ribosomal protein L33 → MRVIITLACTACKNRNYTTTKNKKKQKRLEIKKYCRTCRKHTLHKEVK, encoded by the coding sequence ATGAGAGTGATCATCACTTTAGCATGCACGGCGTGCAAAAACAGAAACTACACGACCACCAAGAATAAAAAGAAACAGAAACGCCTTGAGATCAAGAAATATTGTCGCACATGCCGTAAGCATACTTTACATAAGGAGGTAAAATAG
- the secE gene encoding preprotein translocase subunit SecE → MINKVIDYLKKVYMEMRKVTWPTRKELTNSTIVVIIISAIVALIIFVLDTIFSNVLRLFLS, encoded by the coding sequence GTGATAAATAAAGTTATTGATTATCTCAAAAAAGTTTACATGGAGATGCGGAAGGTCACCTGGCCGACGCGTAAAGAGCTGACGAATTCAACGATAGTCGTGATAATCATTTCAGCAATCGTCGCCCTGATCATATTTGTACTGGATACGATATTTTCAAATGTATTGAGGTTGTTCTTGAGCTGA